TTGACAGAAATTTTGCCCTAAATGAGGTGACCGTAAGCAGAATGAACACCACCAGTATGATTCAAATTGAGACACGGCTCAATGGCGACTTTCTTACCAGTTACTGGGCAGACGGTTTGATTATTTCTACGCCTACAGGATCTACCGGTTATAGTTTGAGCTGTGGCGGTCCAGTAATTTCTCCTAACACTTGTGGCTTTGTCGTTACACCCATTGCGCCTCATAACCTAAATGCAAGACCACTGGTTATACCAGATGACACAGAAATCACATTGAAAATAAGCGGTAGGGAAAATGAATTTCTCACCTCGCTGGACAACCGTATTTACTCTTTCCCAAACGAGACGATCATCACGCTTAAGAAAGCAGACTTCACCATAGACCTCGTACAACTCGAGGAACAGTCTTTTATTAAAACCTTGCGCCACAAGCTACTTTGGGGAGAAGATAAGCGCAACTAAGCAATAAATTTCCATTTGTACTGTTTTGATAACCTACAGAAGGTCAGCTTTTACCTTTAGTAGGTAGATAGATATGTTATATTTGCACGTTTTAAAAATTTGATGCGATACGTAGTAGTGATGGTGGCTATGGTTTGTTTCGCTTTCGCGAAAGCGCAGACCTACGAGCTCGGAATTTTTGCAGGAGGATCCAACATAATAGGAGATGTAGGAAGTACGCAGTTTGTCAATCCTAGAGGTTTCACTCTGGGAGGTGTGGCAAAATGGAACCGTAGCGACAGGCATAGTTTTAGGGGATCGCTCATAGGGACGTTTTTACGTGCTGATGATGGGAACAGTTCAGACCCTTCCAGACAAATGCGCGGACTACAAGTAGACAATAAGATGATTGAAGGTTCACTGGGAATAGAGTA
This genomic interval from Nonlabens spongiae contains the following:
- a CDS encoding NAD kinase, translated to MKKLGIYGQYIQDGSLEVVKTLLDFFENRDCDITIEMEYHQMLRKNNVAQNIKSFSKLDEFYDGLISIGGDGTILRAVGFVGSSDIPVIGINTGRLGFLATVKVEHLKESMEALLQGKYCLSKRSLITASSSLNAEELFDRNFALNEVTVSRMNTTSMIQIETRLNGDFLTSYWADGLIISTPTGSTGYSLSCGGPVISPNTCGFVVTPIAPHNLNARPLVIPDDTEITLKISGRENEFLTSLDNRIYSFPNETIITLKKADFTIDLVQLEEQSFIKTLRHKLLWGEDKRN